The genomic window GGGTGGGGGACGGCGGGGGCGCGGCCCCGAGGATCCCCGCCAGCAGGCAGAGCAGGACCAGGAGGCGCCGCATGGCGGCTAGAAGGCGACCTTGGGCGCGGTCTCGGAGCCGGCCTGGGCCTTGAAGTAGGCCTTGTCACGGAACCGGTCGCCGAAGAACCCGGCGATGAGCAGGGTGGGGAAGCTGTTGCGCTTCGTGTTGAAGGCCTGGGCGGCCTGGTTGAAGCGCATGCGCTCGACCGCGATGCGGTTCTCCGTGCCCTCCAGCTGGGCCTGCAGCTCACGGAAGTTCTGGGTGGCCTTGAGGTCGGGGTACTTCTCCACCACGACCATGAGCCGGGAGAGGGCCGAGCCCAGGCCCTCCTGGGCCTTCTGGAAGGAGGCCAGGGCCTCGGGGGTGGCCGGGGCCTTGCCGCCCAGGTTGATCTGGCCCACCTTGGCGCGGGCCTCGGTGACGGCCGTGAAGGTGTCCTTCTCGAAGGCCGCGGCGCCCTTCACCGTGGCCACGAGGTTGGGCACCAGGTCGGCCCGGCGCTGGTAGACGTTCTCCACCTGCCCCCACTGGGCGTCCACGCCCTGG from Geothrix sp. 21YS21S-2 includes these protein-coding regions:
- a CDS encoding LemA family protein, with the protein product MGLGGKIALGCGGILVLFLVILGLSAVGSYNSLNSLGQGVDAQWGQVENVYQRRADLVPNLVATVKGAAAFEKDTFTAVTEARAKVGQINLGGKAPATPEALASFQKAQEGLGSALSRLMVVVEKYPDLKATQNFRELQAQLEGTENRIAVERMRFNQAAQAFNTKRNSFPTLLIAGFFGDRFRDKAYFKAQAGSETAPKVAF